A single genomic interval of Spirosoma linguale DSM 74 harbors:
- a CDS encoding putative esterase/lipase precursor (KEGG: xcv:XCV0145 putative esterase/lipase precursor), translating into MLSATLLPQLVLSQDIVKLWPDGAIPNAIAGAQLTEKSETDANGILRISNVSVPTLTVFLPPKEKATGAAVMICPGGGYGILAASHEGSDIAKWFNEMGVAAFVLKYRLPNPAIMTNQQEVPLLDAMQGMTLIRQGASRYNIDPNKIGVMGFSAGGHLASTLATHYDKGPKASDQAKPNFAILLYPVVTFGEKAHAGSRNNLLGKLASSPELVAYYSNELQVSSKTPPTFLVHAEDDKAVPVENSISFYLACLKSGVPAEMHLYPTGGHGFGMRTAKFGSLNMWPEACKAWLTTLTGAK; encoded by the coding sequence ATGCTTTCGGCCACTTTGTTACCCCAACTCGTCCTGTCGCAGGATATTGTCAAACTATGGCCCGACGGCGCAATTCCCAACGCCATAGCCGGTGCCCAGCTAACGGAAAAGTCGGAAACGGACGCCAACGGTATTCTTCGGATCAGTAACGTATCGGTACCGACACTAACCGTTTTTCTGCCCCCTAAGGAGAAAGCGACTGGTGCCGCCGTCATGATTTGTCCCGGCGGTGGGTACGGAATTCTGGCGGCCAGTCATGAAGGGTCAGATATCGCCAAATGGTTTAATGAAATGGGTGTTGCCGCCTTCGTACTGAAATACCGGCTCCCTAATCCAGCCATTATGACGAACCAGCAGGAAGTACCGCTGCTGGACGCTATGCAGGGCATGACGCTAATTCGGCAGGGGGCGTCGCGGTACAACATCGACCCGAACAAGATTGGTGTTATGGGTTTTTCGGCGGGAGGGCATCTGGCGTCTACGCTGGCGACTCATTACGACAAAGGGCCTAAAGCCAGCGATCAGGCAAAGCCAAACTTTGCGATTCTGTTATACCCTGTCGTCACATTTGGCGAGAAAGCCCATGCCGGATCACGGAATAACTTGCTGGGAAAGCTGGCTTCTTCGCCCGAGCTGGTTGCCTATTACTCCAATGAATTACAGGTAAGCAGCAAAACGCCCCCCACGTTTCTGGTACATGCCGAAGATGATAAAGCCGTTCCTGTTGAAAACAGCATTAGTTTTTACCTGGCCTGCCTGAAAAGCGGTGTACCGGCCGAAATGCATTTATATCCTACCGGTGGACATGGCTTCGGTATGCGCACGGCAAAGTTCGGCTCCTTAAATATGTGGCCGGAAGCCTGCAAAGCCTGGCTAACAACGCTGACCGGAGCAAAATAG
- a CDS encoding beta-lactamase (PFAM: beta-lactamase~KEGG: bbt:BBta_5443 putative beta-lactamase), translated as MVRINKLLNWFSFVVLVGLGVSCGQNQTNLKQSARALRNCADEQILTEAQQTAIRQQINADEKSRQIAEIFRQKVRGGLNGNVLVAQKGMILYKNCFGLGHFERSQRDTLVEDSKFQLASLSKTFTAVGTLKLIEAGKLTFEDTIQKFYPDFPYHGITVRELLSHRSGLPNYQYAFDDSMKVNFYKKEKPYPTNATIMHWFATVKPTPRPYNIPGRGFSYSNTNYMVLASIIEKVTGQSYEAFIHKNIFEPLGMHQTFVATTKNDSINHHRTAGYQWNRRIPKDYYDDVVGDKGIYSTTGDLFRWYRALNADCLLPKKMLAEAFIPRSFERKGSKNYGYGFRMMLNYTKQPEYIYHSGWWKGYNTMFWFSPKDEYVIIILGNRYNTTVYRVKELIDVLHGGANNKVSSEESEVEI; from the coding sequence ATGGTGCGGATAAATAAACTTTTGAACTGGTTTAGCTTTGTTGTCTTAGTTGGACTGGGTGTGTCCTGCGGGCAGAATCAAACGAATCTTAAGCAGTCAGCACGGGCATTACGGAACTGTGCCGACGAGCAGATTCTAACGGAAGCCCAGCAGACGGCCATTCGGCAACAAATCAATGCGGATGAAAAGTCCCGTCAGATTGCCGAGATTTTTCGGCAGAAAGTACGGGGTGGCCTCAACGGCAACGTGCTGGTAGCGCAAAAGGGTATGATTCTGTACAAGAATTGCTTTGGCCTGGGTCATTTTGAACGCAGCCAGCGCGACACCCTGGTCGAAGATTCCAAGTTTCAACTGGCGTCGCTGTCAAAAACCTTTACGGCGGTCGGTACGCTAAAGTTGATTGAAGCTGGGAAACTTACGTTTGAGGATACCATTCAGAAATTTTACCCCGATTTTCCCTATCACGGCATTACCGTTCGAGAGTTACTGAGCCATCGCAGCGGCTTGCCCAATTACCAGTACGCCTTCGATGACAGCATGAAGGTGAACTTCTACAAAAAAGAAAAACCTTATCCAACCAACGCGACCATCATGCATTGGTTTGCTACGGTTAAGCCAACGCCCAGGCCGTATAACATTCCGGGGCGCGGGTTTAGCTACAGCAATACCAACTATATGGTGCTGGCCTCCATTATCGAGAAGGTGACCGGCCAAAGCTACGAAGCGTTTATCCACAAGAATATCTTCGAGCCGCTGGGTATGCACCAGACGTTTGTAGCCACGACAAAGAATGACTCTATCAACCACCATCGAACGGCCGGTTATCAGTGGAACAGGCGCATCCCCAAAGATTATTACGATGATGTGGTGGGCGACAAAGGCATCTATTCGACCACGGGTGACTTGTTCCGATGGTACCGGGCACTGAACGCCGATTGCCTCTTGCCCAAAAAGATGCTCGCCGAAGCGTTTATTCCCCGAAGTTTCGAACGAAAAGGATCAAAGAATTATGGATACGGCTTCCGAATGATGCTGAACTATACCAAACAGCCCGAGTATATTTACCATTCGGGTTGGTGGAAGGGCTACAACACCATGTTCTGGTTTAGCCCGAAGGATGAGTACGTCATTATCATCCTGGGCAACCGCTACAACACAACGGTATACCGGGTTAAAGAACTGATCGACGTTCTGCATGGCGGAGCCAATAACAAGGTGTCGTCTGAAGAGAGCGAGGTAGAAATATGA
- a CDS encoding exopolysaccharide biosynthesis polyprenyl glycosylphosphotransferase (TIGRFAM: exopolysaccharide biosynthesis polyprenyl glycosylphosphotransferase~PFAM: sugar transferase~KEGG: mxa:MXAN_2922 sugar transferase): protein MRHRYSILFFPLHVIVDFLSLNAAFVGAYILKFQAVEPVAEPPYASLWVVFNIVWLVEILLLKPYIFPRQLFKADHLVKKLLILMAIHIAVISIYWVAVKGYYFSREHLLVTYLLFTSLAVAFRLGGLVFLKEYRARGYNNRRYVIVGYGKLAVSIQRFYDAHPEMGFRFLGYFDEPSSENQHLLRGNYDDLPAHIQQEGIDCVYCCMPYIDNGRLKKIVEEAESVDYQVKLLVDFRGFLARGASVEYHDFLPVLNVSSQMLADFQVNTLKRLFDILFSLAALGLGMPMLIILAIITKITSSGPIFYAQERIGQGGKPFKIYKFRSMYVDSERSGPVLSGGLLDDRITPWGRFMRKTRLDEMPQFYNVLIGDMSVVGPRPERQYFIDQIVEIAPEYRSLLKVKPGITSIGQIKYGYAANIDEMVQRLRYDLLYPRRRSFLFDMWIIAQTLRVMAQGRGK, encoded by the coding sequence ATGAGGCATCGGTATTCTATACTATTTTTCCCGCTTCATGTAATCGTTGATTTCCTGAGCCTGAATGCTGCCTTCGTCGGGGCTTACATTCTCAAATTCCAGGCTGTCGAACCGGTTGCAGAGCCCCCTTACGCGTCGCTTTGGGTAGTGTTTAACATAGTATGGTTGGTTGAAATTTTACTGCTTAAGCCCTATATATTTCCTCGTCAACTCTTTAAGGCAGACCACTTAGTAAAAAAATTATTAATTCTGATGGCTATTCATATAGCTGTCATATCCATATACTGGGTAGCCGTAAAAGGGTACTACTTTTCACGTGAACACTTACTGGTCACCTACCTGCTGTTTACCAGTTTGGCGGTGGCTTTCCGGTTGGGTGGACTGGTTTTTCTGAAAGAATATCGGGCCAGAGGGTACAACAATCGTCGGTACGTGATCGTCGGTTATGGTAAGTTGGCTGTGTCGATCCAGCGGTTTTATGATGCGCATCCCGAAATGGGATTTCGTTTCCTCGGTTATTTCGATGAGCCATCTTCCGAAAATCAGCACCTGCTCAGGGGGAATTACGACGATTTGCCTGCGCACATTCAGCAAGAGGGAATAGATTGCGTGTACTGCTGTATGCCCTACATTGATAATGGTCGCTTGAAAAAGATTGTTGAAGAAGCCGAGTCGGTCGATTACCAGGTAAAGTTGTTGGTTGACTTTCGGGGGTTTCTGGCGCGTGGCGCATCGGTCGAATATCACGATTTTCTGCCGGTATTGAATGTGTCCTCGCAGATGCTGGCCGATTTTCAGGTAAACACGCTCAAACGGTTATTTGACATTCTGTTCTCGTTGGCTGCGCTGGGATTGGGGATGCCCATGTTAATTATTCTGGCTATTATAACCAAGATTACGTCGTCTGGCCCCATTTTTTACGCACAGGAGCGCATTGGGCAGGGAGGTAAGCCCTTCAAGATTTATAAATTCCGCAGCATGTACGTCGATTCGGAACGGTCGGGACCGGTGTTGTCGGGGGGCTTGCTCGATGACCGGATTACGCCCTGGGGACGGTTTATGCGTAAAACCCGGCTCGATGAAATGCCTCAGTTTTACAATGTGCTGATTGGAGACATGTCTGTGGTAGGCCCCCGTCCGGAACGACAGTATTTTATTGATCAGATTGTTGAAATCGCCCCCGAATACCGGTCTTTGCTGAAAGTAAAACCGGGGATCACGTCCATTGGGCAGATTAAATATGGCTATGCGGCCAACATTGATGAAATGGTGCAACGGTTGCGGTACGACCTGCTGTATCCCCGACGTCGCTCTTTTTTATTCGATATGTGGATCATTGCCCAAACGCTTCGGGTAATGGCCCAGGGCCGTGGCAAGTGA
- a CDS encoding hypothetical protein (KEGG: dal:Dalk_0145 hypothetical protein): MSGASNLFVGRGTGILNMSGTQNAFLGAFAGNKNSSGQNNAFLGYSAGFSNTTGNNNTFLGSNAGYTNESGFNNAFVGDKAGYFNTQGSYNAFFGSGAGYANITGSNNTFLGSDAGSANTTGTYNTYLGSLAGASGSNAVQNTFIGASTGTTNTGVANTFVGYQAGQNNQAGGYNVFVGAGAGANNTSGLGNLFLGQQAGFTNTTGSYNLFMGNSSGSATLAGLGNTAIGDGSLLRNTAGIHNAAIGRYAGVESQGDENVFIGFAADVTPATPNLTNVVAIGARARVSKSNSIVLGSNANVGIGTSAPAAKLEVVSSTTGTSGLRLTNLTSAVSTTAMTTKFLTVNATGDVILATSGTANVRAAADVESMWSSDGKNLQNTNAGGVIIGPGVGQTPAGYRLYVADGVLTEKVKVAVKSSNDWSDRVFEKGYYLRGLKDVETYINREKHLPGIPSAEEVVKEGVDVGKMQAKLLEKVEELTLYVIELKKQNEALTQKSKQLENRVNKLQAKARK; encoded by the coding sequence ATGAGTGGTGCCAGTAATTTGTTTGTTGGCCGGGGTACAGGTATTCTGAATATGTCAGGAACGCAGAATGCTTTTCTGGGTGCGTTCGCAGGCAACAAGAATAGTTCCGGACAAAATAATGCGTTCCTAGGGTATAGCGCAGGCTTTAGTAACACTACTGGCAATAATAACACGTTTCTTGGCTCGAACGCTGGATATACAAATGAGAGTGGTTTTAACAATGCCTTTGTGGGTGATAAGGCCGGGTATTTCAATACGCAAGGCAGCTACAATGCATTCTTCGGTAGCGGGGCCGGTTACGCCAATATAACTGGAAGCAATAATACTTTTTTAGGCTCAGATGCTGGTAGTGCTAACACGACCGGAACATATAATACATATTTGGGATCTCTAGCAGGTGCTTCGGGTAGTAATGCTGTCCAGAATACATTTATAGGAGCAAGTACAGGAACGACTAATACTGGGGTAGCTAATACGTTTGTAGGCTATCAGGCTGGACAAAATAATCAGGCTGGTGGTTATAATGTGTTCGTTGGAGCAGGTGCTGGGGCTAATAATACGTCAGGTCTCGGAAATTTATTCTTGGGTCAGCAGGCTGGCTTTACAAATACAACAGGGAGCTATAATCTATTTATGGGTAATAGCTCCGGAAGTGCTACCCTTGCGGGATTAGGTAATACTGCCATAGGTGACGGGTCCTTATTAAGGAATACGGCTGGTATTCACAATGCTGCGATTGGGCGTTATGCAGGTGTAGAAAGTCAAGGAGACGAAAACGTTTTTATTGGTTTTGCAGCAGATGTGACACCGGCTACACCCAATTTAACGAATGTGGTAGCTATTGGTGCCCGTGCCCGTGTAAGTAAGAGTAATAGTATAGTTCTGGGTAGTAACGCCAACGTTGGTATTGGCACATCGGCTCCTGCTGCGAAATTAGAAGTGGTGTCCAGCACCACGGGTACATCCGGGTTGCGCTTAACGAACCTTACCAGTGCTGTCAGTACCACAGCCATGACGACTAAGTTTCTCACCGTAAACGCTACCGGTGATGTTATTCTGGCAACCTCAGGAACCGCTAATGTACGTGCCGCGGCTGACGTAGAGTCAATGTGGTCGTCGGATGGGAAAAACCTTCAAAATACGAACGCCGGTGGAGTTATAATCGGGCCTGGGGTTGGACAAACACCAGCCGGTTATCGGCTGTATGTAGCGGATGGTGTACTGACCGAAAAAGTGAAAGTCGCTGTCAAGAGTTCCAATGACTGGTCGGACCGGGTCTTTGAGAAAGGCTATTACCTCCGTGGCCTGAAAGATGTAGAGACGTACATCAATCGCGAAAAACACCTGCCCGGAATTCCTTCTGCTGAAGAAGTGGTAAAGGAAGGGGTAGATGTTGGTAAAATGCAGGCCAAACTACTTGAAAAAGTGGAAGAGCTTACGCTATATGTTATCGAACTGAAAAAGCAGAATGAGGCTTTAACACAGAAAAGTAAACAATTAGAGAACCGGGTGAACAAATTACAGGCTAAAGCACGTAAGTAA
- a CDS encoding hypothetical protein (KEGG: bcm:Bcenmc03_2384 hypothetical protein), translating into MINVKDTAFGAVGNGQTDDAAAIQRAVNYAKSLNAPGGGIYRATIYFPAGYYYISSPIDLTNTNGIWLVGDGGKYINSGIIGNTSGPMFDFSGSSLSGCENFFFLSSTGFGATRSTIGVQFALTASGGLNCGIRQCSFQMEDFATANSGLGTIGILNIRSEEFFISECLIRANTPVALSNSTSVTGPSNTYTASSRFQTLSSGIGSMGATNIHSTSLENYEKRQPALVLNGVNSLSFQGYLSRITANNGTNETAIFCNQYTTNLRIHATIESFSRVLQVSNGGFEGNELTIVSANVSAPSTELINVTGCNVKGLKARISLPTLSERNNRYVIYHSPSTDPNQQASGSITNSEITCYDIVFNQYVISANLLKKSENVIFNTSRPFEKRGGRIRQLSNNTVSAGTVGSPVDAAIFSFRQADNFASTNGRGGYYRIWIDGVIRAGGYGSGGSAVLSFQAQLIVNQNNTGNMDAPSATVIILDKSVTNPSYIDIMGVLVTVNFASNIGTVTISPRVAGTGTNEPISYDGVAELQSDFLVNGSIPL; encoded by the coding sequence ATGATAAATGTTAAGGATACAGCGTTTGGTGCTGTAGGTAATGGTCAAACAGATGACGCAGCAGCTATTCAACGAGCTGTTAACTACGCAAAATCATTAAATGCTCCTGGAGGGGGCATTTATCGAGCTACGATTTACTTCCCGGCTGGCTACTACTACATTTCATCCCCTATTGACCTTACAAATACAAATGGAATCTGGTTAGTAGGCGACGGAGGAAAGTACATCAACTCGGGCATCATCGGAAACACCAGTGGGCCAATGTTTGACTTCAGTGGATCGTCATTATCAGGGTGTGAAAACTTTTTCTTTTTATCGAGCACTGGTTTCGGTGCTACCAGATCAACGATAGGTGTACAATTTGCACTTACTGCCTCCGGTGGACTTAACTGCGGTATACGCCAGTGTTCTTTTCAGATGGAAGATTTCGCTACCGCAAATAGCGGGCTTGGCACAATTGGCATTTTGAACATCCGTTCTGAAGAATTCTTTATAAGTGAATGCTTAATCCGTGCAAATACACCCGTAGCATTGAGTAATTCTACATCAGTAACAGGGCCATCAAACACATATACCGCATCAAGTCGCTTTCAGACGTTATCTTCTGGTATTGGTTCCATGGGAGCCACTAACATTCATTCAACATCTTTAGAAAACTACGAAAAGAGGCAACCAGCTTTAGTTTTGAATGGGGTGAATAGCCTTAGCTTCCAGGGGTACCTAAGTCGTATAACAGCCAACAATGGCACTAATGAAACGGCTATATTTTGTAATCAGTACACAACTAATTTACGCATTCACGCCACCATCGAATCATTTTCACGTGTATTACAGGTTAGTAATGGTGGCTTTGAAGGCAACGAATTAACAATTGTTTCAGCAAATGTATCAGCTCCTTCAACAGAATTGATAAATGTCACAGGCTGCAATGTTAAGGGGCTAAAAGCAAGAATTTCGCTTCCTACGCTTTCAGAACGTAACAACCGGTATGTCATTTACCACTCTCCGTCCACTGATCCAAATCAGCAGGCTTCTGGCTCAATCACTAATAGCGAGATTACATGTTATGATATAGTATTCAATCAGTATGTTATTTCTGCCAACCTTCTAAAGAAGTCAGAAAATGTAATCTTTAATACTTCACGACCGTTTGAAAAACGAGGAGGTCGTATAAGGCAATTATCGAATAACACAGTAAGCGCCGGCACCGTTGGTTCACCTGTCGATGCAGCCATATTCAGTTTTCGGCAAGCTGACAATTTTGCTTCAACAAATGGGCGTGGCGGGTATTATAGAATATGGATTGATGGAGTAATTCGGGCTGGTGGTTATGGATCAGGAGGAAGTGCGGTTTTATCTTTTCAAGCCCAGCTTATTGTGAATCAGAATAACACAGGAAACATGGATGCCCCTTCTGCTACAGTCATAATTTTAGATAAAAGCGTTACAAACCCGTCATACATAGATATTATGGGTGTGCTCGTAACTGTAAATTTTGCAAGCAATATCGGTACAGTGACCATTAGCCCTCGTGTAGCAGGCACTGGCACTAATGAACCCATTAGTTATGATGGTGTTGCTGAACTACAAAGCGACTTTTTAGTTAATGGCTCGATTCCCTTGTAG
- a CDS encoding glycosyl transferase family 2 (PFAM: glycosyl transferase family 2~KEGG: apa:APP7_1479 glycosyl transferase, group 2 family protein), translating to MISVVIPTYNAAAFLPLLLNRLKEQTMPHELIIIDSESNDGTVGLIDSKNVTLVSIKKESFNHGSSRNLGLKLAKYDIVVFMTQDALPANPNTLERLVTMLTSQGNIAMAYGRQLPYPETGILGRFARLTNYPRYSLIKTRALIPEMGIKTCSCSNSFAAYRKSELLTVGGFPSDTILGEDVSVAARFILKDLAVAYCAEAEVFHSHDYTVVEEFKRYFDIGVFHHEQRAVLNEFSKAESEGFKYVIQECKYLRQNGHISLIPQQLARTVVKYIGYKMGKAENRLPIALKRKFSMHPAFWQPSTRESSH from the coding sequence ATGATATCTGTAGTTATTCCAACATATAATGCTGCGGCCTTTCTGCCTCTTTTGTTAAATAGGCTGAAGGAGCAAACGATGCCTCATGAATTGATTATTATTGATTCCGAATCGAATGATGGTACCGTAGGTCTTATTGATTCAAAGAACGTAACTCTTGTATCAATCAAAAAGGAATCCTTTAATCATGGCTCTAGCCGCAATCTTGGTTTGAAGTTGGCTAAGTACGATATCGTTGTGTTTATGACACAAGATGCCCTTCCTGCTAATCCAAACACTTTAGAAAGATTGGTAACCATGCTGACTAGCCAGGGTAATATTGCGATGGCGTATGGGCGTCAATTACCTTATCCTGAAACTGGTATTTTAGGGCGATTCGCTCGTTTAACAAACTATCCCAGATATAGTCTTATTAAGACTAGAGCATTAATTCCAGAAATGGGCATTAAAACTTGCTCTTGTTCAAACTCATTTGCTGCTTATCGTAAATCTGAGTTACTAACTGTCGGGGGCTTCCCATCAGATACAATACTGGGTGAAGATGTATCAGTAGCTGCCCGCTTTATTCTTAAAGATTTAGCTGTGGCTTATTGCGCCGAGGCTGAAGTGTTTCACTCACATGATTACACGGTAGTTGAAGAGTTCAAGCGCTATTTTGATATTGGAGTATTTCATCATGAACAACGTGCTGTCTTAAATGAGTTTTCTAAGGCAGAGTCAGAGGGGTTCAAATATGTCATTCAGGAGTGCAAATACCTTCGCCAAAATGGTCATATTTCGCTTATACCGCAACAACTAGCGAGGACAGTAGTGAAGTATATTGGCTATAAGATGGGTAAGGCCGAAAACCGCCTTCCTATTGCCTTGAAGCGAAAGTTTAGTATGCATCCTGCTTTTTGGCAGCCTTCTACAAGGGAATCGAGCCATTAA
- a CDS encoding glycosyl transferase family 2 (PFAM: glycosyl transferase family 2~KEGG: vsa:VSAL_I3027 putative glycosyltransferase), whose amino-acid sequence MIRISVCMATYNGELFLKNQLSSILCQLGGNDEIIVSDDGSVDDTISIINSFSDSRIKVFFNKNRHGPVGNFENALEHSSGEYIFLADQDDIWLSEKVDTIYELLLDYDLVLTDCEVTDHLYNTLTPSFFTYRRSHNGFWANIYRNSYMGCCMAFRRDVLRYALPFPKRIHMHDWWIGLLVEAKGRVVFYNKPLIKYVRHGSNASPTGGIGFGFKEQLANRFWLLLNLAQRLLV is encoded by the coding sequence ATGATTCGAATTAGCGTGTGCATGGCCACTTATAATGGGGAGCTATTTTTGAAAAACCAGTTATCGTCAATTCTTTGTCAACTTGGTGGAAATGACGAAATCATTGTATCTGATGATGGGTCAGTAGATGATACTATTTCAATAATAAACAGCTTTTCAGATAGTAGAATTAAAGTATTTTTCAATAAAAATCGGCACGGACCTGTTGGAAACTTTGAGAACGCTCTCGAACATTCATCAGGAGAATATATATTTTTAGCAGATCAGGATGATATTTGGCTCTCTGAAAAGGTTGATACTATTTATGAGCTGCTTTTGGATTACGATCTTGTATTGACAGACTGTGAAGTCACGGATCATCTTTATAATACATTAACTCCATCTTTTTTTACCTATAGACGAAGTCATAATGGCTTTTGGGCCAATATTTATCGAAATTCTTATATGGGTTGCTGTATGGCGTTTCGACGCGACGTTTTGCGGTATGCTCTTCCTTTTCCTAAAAGAATCCACATGCATGACTGGTGGATTGGGTTACTTGTTGAAGCTAAAGGGCGAGTGGTATTTTATAACAAACCGTTAATTAAATATGTAAGACATGGTAGTAATGCGTCGCCAACTGGAGGAATAGGGTTTGGCTTCAAGGAGCAGCTAGCAAACCGTTTTTGGCTTTTATTAAACCTAGCTCAACGATTGTTAGTTTAA
- a CDS encoding hypothetical protein (KEGG: tau:Tola_2047 hypothetical protein): MEINFDILPKLILFALLLVFAYLYIYKKYIYSVIDPLFIFAITIAFASVLVIQIVQNPLDIMHFFLCQLALWLGFFIGYKKLVITSDSEFTNHQFTDETLLRYVTYLLFCVYIISNLLIAYIKGFALFSEVPTEAKIANFQGGFGFFRKVNWGVGTFVSTSLIFMYLRSKKIINFLLLLIVVFFTALEGSKSAILVIIISAGFILYHPAFHDDRKIIKKFQRFLPISLIGVMGVFFTVLMKENNSFDESIIAFFRRLLYSGDSVIYYYIPVNIEYFSHFSPFDYVSRVTNPILGLFRIQEYKEALGNIMVENLRPPNFTGGVTVGPNTPYYIEGRIYFGFWGALPYSALIGYIYAMIRVHYFSIVKSSSFYFVIISSFCHLISALFTDVNLAITQSFDLFLFVIPAYIVVSLAFTRKIVIKPTFLMSRAKSGFKNDSN; encoded by the coding sequence ATGGAAATTAATTTTGATATTCTTCCTAAGCTTATATTATTTGCGTTGCTTTTAGTTTTCGCTTATTTGTATATATATAAAAAGTATATTTACTCTGTTATCGACCCCCTTTTTATATTTGCAATTACAATAGCATTTGCTAGTGTTTTGGTTATACAGATAGTGCAGAATCCATTAGATATTATGCATTTTTTTTTATGCCAGTTAGCTTTATGGCTTGGGTTTTTCATAGGATATAAAAAGTTAGTTATAACATCTGATAGTGAATTTACAAATCATCAATTTACTGATGAAACATTATTAAGATATGTAACTTATTTGTTGTTTTGTGTATATATCATATCCAATTTACTTATTGCTTACATAAAAGGATTCGCTCTGTTTTCGGAAGTGCCTACGGAAGCTAAAATTGCAAATTTTCAGGGCGGGTTTGGGTTCTTTAGAAAAGTCAACTGGGGCGTGGGTACATTCGTGAGCACGTCATTGATATTTATGTATCTTCGATCAAAAAAGATAATAAATTTCTTACTTCTTCTTATAGTCGTATTCTTTACAGCACTTGAGGGTTCTAAAAGTGCTATTTTAGTTATTATCATTTCGGCTGGTTTTATCTTATATCATCCTGCCTTTCATGATGATCGAAAAATTATAAAAAAGTTTCAACGTTTCTTGCCAATATCTTTAATAGGCGTAATGGGGGTATTTTTTACAGTACTTATGAAAGAAAATAATAGTTTTGATGAGTCTATTATAGCTTTTTTTCGTAGGCTACTGTATAGCGGAGACTCAGTAATATACTATTACATACCTGTAAATATTGAATATTTTTCCCATTTTTCGCCTTTTGATTATGTGAGCAGGGTTACTAATCCAATTCTAGGCTTATTCCGCATTCAAGAGTATAAAGAAGCGTTGGGGAATATTATGGTTGAAAATCTCCGGCCTCCTAATTTCACCGGTGGCGTAACTGTAGGACCAAATACCCCATATTATATCGAGGGAAGGATTTACTTTGGCTTTTGGGGAGCTTTACCTTATTCAGCTTTAATTGGATATATATATGCCATGATTAGAGTCCATTATTTTTCCATAGTTAAATCATCCTCCTTTTACTTTGTTATTATTAGTAGTTTTTGTCATTTAATTAGCGCTTTATTTACTGACGTCAACTTGGCAATTACCCAGTCGTTCGACCTGTTCTTATTTGTTATCCCTGCTTACATAGTTGTGAGTTTGGCTTTTACGCGAAAAATTGTAATAAAACCAACTTTTTTAATGAGTCGAGCTAAATCAGGTTTTAAAAATGATTCGAATTAG